One window of the Gambusia affinis linkage group LG01, SWU_Gaff_1.0, whole genome shotgun sequence genome contains the following:
- the uckl1a gene encoding uridine-cytidine kinase-like 1a isoform X2 produces MSSGSDMSLLDCTGARISGCWSLRSDRSGSGEDSLDRLLPHAGAPRRKSATSLSKTEPPLLRTSTRTIYTAGRPPWYDEHGAQSKDAFVIGLCGGSASGKTTVANKIIEALDVPWVVLLSMDSFYKVLSPEEQLLAAQNDYNFDHPGAFDFELLVATLRKLKQGKSVKIPVYDFTTHGRQKDWKNVYGASVIIFEGIMSFADKELLQLLDMKIFVDTDSDIRLVRRLRRDITERGRDIEGVIKQYNKFVKPAFEQYIEPTMRLADIVVPRGGGNMVAIDLIVQHVHSQLEERELSVRALLASVQQTQPLPQTLSVLESSPQVRGLHTIIRNRETSRDEFIFYSKRLMRLLIEHALTFLPSQPCVVQTPQGPDYDGRSYKGKGITGVSILRAGETMEPALRAVCKDVRIGKILIQTNMDSGEPEDHEVQEEKIMLVSLLMAELGVHSVAYAFPKVKIITTAVDKDLDESFHVIPGIGDFGDRYFGTDGSVG; encoded by the exons ATGTCAAGCGGATCGGATATGTCTCTGCTTGACTGCACCGGAGCCCGAATCTCCGGGTGCTGGTCACTGAGAAGCGACCGCAG TGGGAGCGGAGAGGACTCGCTGGACCGGCTCCTGCCTCACGCCGGGGCCCCCCGCAGGAAGAGCGCCACCTCTCTGAGTAAAACGGAACCACCTCTGCTCCGCACCAGCACACGTACTATCTACACCGCTGGCCGCCCTCCCTGGTACGACGAGCACGGCGCTCAGTCCAAAGACGCTTTCGTCATCG GGCTGTGTGGGGGCAGCGCCTCAGGGAAGACCACCGTGGCCAACAAGATCATCGAGGCGCTCGATGTGCCGTGGGTTGTGCTTCTGTCTATGGATTCTTTCTACAAG GTTTTATCCCCAGAGGAGCAGCTCCTGGCAGCGCAGAACGACTACAACTTCGACCATCCCGGGGCGTTCGACTTTGAGCTGCTGGTGGCCACACTGCGAAAGCTGAAGCAGGGAAAGAGCGTCAAGATCCCGGTGTACGACTTCACCACACATGGGAGGCAGAAAGACTGG aaaaatgtgtaCGGCGCGAGTGTTATCATATTCGAGGGAATAATGTCTTTTGCAGACAAAGAGCTTCTCCAG ctgctggataTGAAAATCTTTGTGGACACAGACTCAGACATCCGACTCGTCCGCCGGCTCCGCAGGGACATCACAGAACGCGGCCGGGACATTGAAGGCGTCATCAAGCAGTACAACAAGTTTGTGAAGCCTGCCTTTGAGCAGTACATTGAACCCACCATGAGGCTGGCCGACATCGTTGTGCCTCGAG GTGGTGGGAACATGGTGGCCATCGATCTGATAGTTCAGCATGTCCACAGCCAGCTGGAGGAG CGTGAGCTCAGTGTCAG agctCTGCTCGCCTCGGTCCAGCAGACGCAGCCGCTGCCTCAGACGCTCAGCGTGCTGGAGAGCTCGCCGCAGGTCCGCGGCCTGCACACCATCATCAG GAACAGAGAGACGAGCCGAGATGAGTTCATCTTCTACTCAAAGAGATTAATGCGTCTTCTCATCGAACATGCTCTGACTTTTCTTCCCTCTCAG cCTTGTGTGGTTCAGACTCCGCAGGGCCCGGACTACGACGGCCGCAGCTACAAGGGGAAAGGA ATCACCGGCGTCTCCATCCTGAGGGCAGGAGAGACCATGGAGCCCGCCCTGAGAGCCGTGTGCAAGGACGTCCGCATCGGGAAGATCCTGATCCAGACCAACATGGACTCCGGCGAGCCAGAG GATCATGAGGTTCAGGAAGAAAAGATCATGCTGGTGTCGCTGCTGATGGCTGAACTGGGAGTGCACTCTGTGGCCTACGCCTTCCCAAAGGTCAAGATCATCACCACCGCTGTGGACAAGGACCTGGACGAATCCTTCCACGTTATTCCTGGCATCG
- the uckl1a gene encoding uridine-cytidine kinase-like 1a isoform X1: protein MSSGSDMSLLDCTGARISGCWSLRSDRSGSGEDSLDRLLPHAGAPRRKSATSLSKTEPPLLRTSTRTIYTAGRPPWYDEHGAQSKDAFVIGLCGGSASGKTTVANKIIEALDVPWVVLLSMDSFYKVLSPEEQLLAAQNDYNFDHPGAFDFELLVATLRKLKQGKSVKIPVYDFTTHGRQKDWKNVYGASVIIFEGIMSFADKELLQLLDMKIFVDTDSDIRLVRRLRRDITERGRDIEGVIKQYNKFVKPAFEQYIEPTMRLADIVVPRGGGNMVAIDLIVQHVHSQLEERELSVRALLASVQQTQPLPQTLSVLESSPQVRGLHTIIRNRETSRDEFIFYSKRLMRLLIEHALTFLPSQPCVVQTPQGPDYDGRSYKGKGITGVSILRAGETMEPALRAVCKDVRIGKILIQTNMDSGEPELHYLRLPKDISEDHVILMDSTVSTGAAAMMAVRVLLDHEVQEEKIMLVSLLMAELGVHSVAYAFPKVKIITTAVDKDLDESFHVIPGIGDFGDRYFGTDGSVG, encoded by the exons ATGTCAAGCGGATCGGATATGTCTCTGCTTGACTGCACCGGAGCCCGAATCTCCGGGTGCTGGTCACTGAGAAGCGACCGCAG TGGGAGCGGAGAGGACTCGCTGGACCGGCTCCTGCCTCACGCCGGGGCCCCCCGCAGGAAGAGCGCCACCTCTCTGAGTAAAACGGAACCACCTCTGCTCCGCACCAGCACACGTACTATCTACACCGCTGGCCGCCCTCCCTGGTACGACGAGCACGGCGCTCAGTCCAAAGACGCTTTCGTCATCG GGCTGTGTGGGGGCAGCGCCTCAGGGAAGACCACCGTGGCCAACAAGATCATCGAGGCGCTCGATGTGCCGTGGGTTGTGCTTCTGTCTATGGATTCTTTCTACAAG GTTTTATCCCCAGAGGAGCAGCTCCTGGCAGCGCAGAACGACTACAACTTCGACCATCCCGGGGCGTTCGACTTTGAGCTGCTGGTGGCCACACTGCGAAAGCTGAAGCAGGGAAAGAGCGTCAAGATCCCGGTGTACGACTTCACCACACATGGGAGGCAGAAAGACTGG aaaaatgtgtaCGGCGCGAGTGTTATCATATTCGAGGGAATAATGTCTTTTGCAGACAAAGAGCTTCTCCAG ctgctggataTGAAAATCTTTGTGGACACAGACTCAGACATCCGACTCGTCCGCCGGCTCCGCAGGGACATCACAGAACGCGGCCGGGACATTGAAGGCGTCATCAAGCAGTACAACAAGTTTGTGAAGCCTGCCTTTGAGCAGTACATTGAACCCACCATGAGGCTGGCCGACATCGTTGTGCCTCGAG GTGGTGGGAACATGGTGGCCATCGATCTGATAGTTCAGCATGTCCACAGCCAGCTGGAGGAG CGTGAGCTCAGTGTCAG agctCTGCTCGCCTCGGTCCAGCAGACGCAGCCGCTGCCTCAGACGCTCAGCGTGCTGGAGAGCTCGCCGCAGGTCCGCGGCCTGCACACCATCATCAG GAACAGAGAGACGAGCCGAGATGAGTTCATCTTCTACTCAAAGAGATTAATGCGTCTTCTCATCGAACATGCTCTGACTTTTCTTCCCTCTCAG cCTTGTGTGGTTCAGACTCCGCAGGGCCCGGACTACGACGGCCGCAGCTACAAGGGGAAAGGA ATCACCGGCGTCTCCATCCTGAGGGCAGGAGAGACCATGGAGCCCGCCCTGAGAGCCGTGTGCAAGGACGTCCGCATCGGGAAGATCCTGATCCAGACCAACATGGACTCCGGCGAGCCAGAG CTGCACTACCTGCGCTTGCCCAAAGACATCAGCGAGGATCACGTCATCCTGATGGACAGCACCGTCTCCACCGGCGCCGCGGCCATGATGGCGGTCCGGGTTCTGCTG GATCATGAGGTTCAGGAAGAAAAGATCATGCTGGTGTCGCTGCTGATGGCTGAACTGGGAGTGCACTCTGTGGCCTACGCCTTCCCAAAGGTCAAGATCATCACCACCGCTGTGGACAAGGACCTGGACGAATCCTTCCACGTTATTCCTGGCATCG